One Armatimonadota bacterium genomic window carries:
- a CDS encoding dienelactone hydrolase family protein, with amino-acid sequence MTDAAVVVRSVRVPVEGGALDGDLAIPAAARGVVAFAHGSGSSRHSPRNRYVARRLQDAGLATLLIDLLTPEEEDVDRATAHLRFDIPLLGRRLLDIVRWVERDPQTAPLPLGLFGASTGAAAALRAAAERPDRVAAVVSRGGRPDLAADILPRVTAPTLLIVGGRDLPVLDLNRQALALLGGPARLEIVPGAGHLFEEPGALDRVAGLAAEWFLQHLSSAPGSPRSPAPDA; translated from the coding sequence ATGACAGACGCCGCCGTCGTGGTGCGCTCCGTCCGGGTCCCCGTGGAAGGAGGTGCCCTGGACGGCGACCTGGCGATCCCCGCCGCCGCCCGGGGAGTGGTGGCCTTCGCCCATGGCAGCGGCAGCAGCCGCCACAGCCCCCGCAACCGGTACGTCGCCCGCCGGTTGCAGGACGCCGGGCTGGCGACACTGCTGATCGACCTCCTGACGCCCGAGGAAGAAGACGTGGATCGGGCCACAGCCCACCTGCGCTTTGACATCCCGCTGTTGGGCCGCCGCCTGCTGGACATCGTGCGGTGGGTGGAGCGGGATCCGCAGACTGCGCCCCTGCCCCTGGGGTTGTTCGGGGCCAGCACCGGCGCGGCGGCCGCCCTGCGGGCCGCTGCCGAGCGGCCCGACCGGGTTGCGGCCGTGGTGTCGCGGGGAGGTCGGCCCGACCTGGCGGCCGACATCCTGCCGCGAGTGACGGCGCCGACCCTGCTGATCGTGGGCGGGCGGGACCTGCCGGTCCTGGACCTGAACCGGCAGGCCCTGGCGCTGCTGGGCGGTCCCGCGCGACTGGAGATCGTTCCCGGCGCGGGCCACCTGTTCGAGGAGCCCGGAGCGCTCGACCGGGTGGCCGGGCTGGCGGCGGAGTGGTTTCTCCAGCACCTGTCCTCCGCCCCGGGCAGCCCCCGCTCACCGGCCCCCGATGCCTGA
- a CDS encoding CapA family protein → MRLGLAGDVMLGRLVDRYVLADPAVDPGWVWGDTLDLWRRVDLRLVNLECVIATGGSPWVPKVFHFRARPRALDALRAAGIHCVSLANNHVLDFGYDALRECLALLRGGSIRYAGAGETLQEAMAPALMVAGGRTVAVVALTDNEPDWEAGPDRPGVFYVAGDDRGLRPPYRERVRRALERARREAGFVIVSGHVGPNWGPPTPAMRALARQLVDLGADLYWGHSNHTVQGIEWYRGRPLLYSTGDFIDDYAVDPEERNDLSCFFEVLTDGARAAQIRLHPVRIATFRATRARGEDVTWLHRWLRARMEECGTRIFFDGDVGVVERPDSN, encoded by the coding sequence ATGCGCCTGGGACTGGCCGGTGACGTGATGCTGGGACGGCTGGTGGACCGTTATGTCCTGGCCGACCCGGCGGTGGACCCCGGCTGGGTATGGGGTGATACCCTGGACCTGTGGCGGCGGGTCGACCTGCGCCTGGTGAACCTGGAGTGCGTGATCGCCACGGGCGGGTCCCCCTGGGTCCCCAAGGTGTTTCACTTCCGGGCGCGGCCGCGGGCCCTGGACGCCCTGCGGGCCGCAGGGATCCACTGCGTGAGCCTGGCCAACAATCACGTGCTGGACTTCGGGTACGACGCCCTGCGGGAATGCCTGGCGCTGCTGCGCGGCGGCAGCATCCGCTACGCCGGCGCCGGGGAGACCCTGCAGGAGGCCATGGCGCCGGCGCTCATGGTGGCCGGTGGCCGGACGGTGGCGGTGGTCGCCCTCACCGACAACGAGCCCGACTGGGAGGCGGGGCCGGACCGCCCGGGCGTCTTCTACGTGGCCGGCGACGATCGCGGCCTGCGGCCGCCGTACCGGGAGCGCGTGCGCCGGGCGCTGGAGCGCGCCCGACGCGAGGCCGGGTTCGTGATCGTCTCCGGTCACGTGGGCCCGAACTGGGGTCCGCCCACCCCGGCCATGCGGGCTCTGGCGCGCCAGCTGGTGGACCTGGGCGCCGACCTGTACTGGGGGCACTCCAACCACACGGTGCAGGGCATCGAGTGGTACCGGGGGCGCCCCCTCCTGTACTCCACGGGCGACTTCATCGACGACTATGCGGTGGATCCCGAGGAGCGCAACGACCTGTCCTGCTTCTTTGAGGTCCTGACCGACGGCGCCCGCGCGGCGCAGATCCGCCTCCATCCGGTGCGCATCGCCACCTTCCGCGCCACTCGGGCCCGGGGCGAGGACGTGACCTGGCTGCACCGCTGGCTGCGGGCCCGGATGGAGGAGTGCGGCACGCGGATTTTCTTCGACGGCGACGTGGGGGTGGTCGAGCGGCCCGACAGCAACTAA
- the rbsK gene encoding ribokinase, with amino-acid sequence MVRIAVVGSANMDLVVTAPRLPQVGETVIGGTFATFPGGKGANQAVAAARLGASVAMVGRVGADAFGRALRDGLAAEGVDVRHLREDPQASTGVALITVDQAGRNTIVVASGANMRVSADDVEAARDVLAASQVVLLQLEVPVPVVLHAARLASEAGCRVILDPAPAPADPLPESLYRLLTVINPNEVEARALTGVDPADADGARRAADTLLARGCRAAVIKLGERGSYVAADGVRELAPAVPVQAVDTTAAGDAFAAALAVALAEGRDLRGAVRFATVAAAVSVTRAGAQPSMPRREEVLALAREAGVVL; translated from the coding sequence ATGGTGCGGATTGCGGTGGTGGGCAGCGCCAACATGGACCTGGTGGTGACCGCTCCCCGGCTGCCCCAGGTGGGGGAGACGGTGATCGGGGGAACCTTTGCCACCTTTCCCGGAGGCAAGGGGGCCAACCAGGCGGTGGCCGCGGCCCGGCTGGGAGCGTCCGTGGCGATGGTGGGACGGGTGGGCGCAGACGCGTTCGGGCGCGCCCTGCGGGACGGGCTGGCCGCCGAAGGAGTCGACGTCCGCCACCTGCGGGAGGACCCGCAGGCCAGCACCGGCGTGGCCCTGATCACCGTGGACCAGGCAGGACGCAACACCATCGTGGTGGCCAGCGGCGCCAACATGCGGGTCAGCGCCGACGACGTGGAGGCCGCCCGGGATGTCCTGGCCGCCAGCCAGGTGGTGCTGCTCCAGCTGGAGGTGCCGGTGCCGGTGGTTCTCCACGCGGCGCGGCTTGCGTCGGAGGCCGGGTGCCGGGTGATCCTGGATCCGGCGCCCGCCCCCGCCGACCCGCTGCCTGAGTCCCTGTACCGGCTGCTGACGGTGATCAACCCCAACGAAGTGGAAGCCCGGGCGCTGACGGGCGTGGATCCCGCCGACGCCGACGGCGCCCGGCGGGCGGCCGACACGCTGCTGGCGCGCGGCTGCCGGGCTGCGGTGATCAAGCTCGGCGAGCGCGGGTCCTATGTGGCCGCGGACGGGGTGCGGGAGCTCGCGCCGGCTGTGCCGGTGCAGGCCGTGGACACGACGGCGGCCGGCGACGCCTTTGCGGCGGCGCTGGCGGTGGCGCTCGCCGAAGGGCGGGACCTGCGCGGTGCCGTACGATTTGCCACCGTGGCGGCCGCCGTGTCGGTGACCCGTGCGGGCGCCCAGCCGTCCATGCCCCGGCGCGAGGAGGTTCTGGCCCTGGCGCGTGAGGCCGGGGTGGTACTGTAG
- a CDS encoding CBS domain-containing protein, whose product MEARDIMTKDVITLSPDMSVEEATDVLLRYRIHGAPVTTPEGQLLGMVSFMDLARRAGEDARVEDIMTPDPVVAQEDTPVEEIARLMLDQMVRRIPIVRAGKVVGIVSASDIVQLFLNLHEAPRPRGPERAARTGR is encoded by the coding sequence ATGGAGGCGCGGGACATCATGACCAAGGATGTGATCACTCTGTCCCCGGACATGAGCGTCGAGGAGGCGACCGACGTCCTGCTGCGCTACCGGATCCACGGGGCGCCGGTCACCACCCCGGAAGGCCAGCTGCTGGGCATGGTGAGCTTCATGGACCTGGCGCGCCGGGCCGGGGAAGACGCCCGGGTCGAGGACATCATGACCCCCGACCCGGTGGTGGCCCAGGAGGACACGCCGGTGGAGGAGATCGCGCGGCTGATGCTCGACCAGATGGTGCGCCGGATCCCCATTGTGCGGGCGGGCAAGGTGGTGGGTATCGTCAGCGCCAGCGACATCGTCCAGCTCTTCCTCAACCTGCACGAGGCTCCCCGACCGCGCGGGCCGGAGAGGGCCGCCCGCACGGGGAGGTGA
- a CDS encoding OsmC family protein, whose protein sequence is MAEVRVEWRAPMVFVGGPAGAAPVLMDASPEAGGTGVAPSPMETVLAALAGCSGIDVVSILQKMRAPLAGLRIDVAGERAPEPPRVFTAIRMRYTAWGPGLDPEAVRRAVALSLDRYCSVAAMLRATAAITHEVVVAPGDAVDRPPVAS, encoded by the coding sequence ATGGCCGAGGTGCGGGTGGAGTGGCGGGCGCCGATGGTCTTCGTCGGCGGGCCGGCGGGGGCGGCTCCCGTGCTGATGGACGCCTCCCCCGAGGCGGGCGGCACCGGGGTGGCGCCCTCGCCGATGGAAACGGTTCTGGCCGCCCTGGCGGGCTGCTCGGGGATCGACGTGGTGAGCATCCTGCAGAAGATGCGGGCGCCCCTGGCGGGGCTGCGCATCGACGTGGCGGGGGAGCGGGCGCCTGAGCCGCCCCGGGTCTTCACCGCGATCCGCATGCGGTATACGGCGTGGGGACCGGGGTTGGATCCGGAGGCGGTGCGGCGGGCGGTGGCTCTCTCCCTGGATCGCTACTGCTCGGTGGCGGCGATGTTGCGGGCGACGGCGGCCATCACCCACGAGGTGGTCGTCGCCCCGGGCGACGCTGTGGACCGGCCGCCCGTGGCCTCCTGA
- a CDS encoding 2-oxoacid:acceptor oxidoreductase family protein — protein MGVAIPRMDIRWHGRGGFGAKTAAALLAEWVIDMGGYGQAAPEFGPERRGAPVQAFTRIGPDPIRRRGPIERPDVLVVLDRGLLQAPATTAGVDARTWVLVNAPGAVEVPGVAAGRVVAVDASRIARQHLGRDIPNVPMLAAVVAVLLPALREPFVTWLPRRLAAEFREEVVAANLAAARQAMEEVAREHAGIVARP, from the coding sequence ATGGGCGTGGCCATTCCCCGGATGGACATCCGCTGGCACGGCCGCGGAGGGTTCGGGGCCAAGACCGCGGCGGCACTGCTGGCGGAGTGGGTGATCGACATGGGCGGCTACGGGCAGGCCGCCCCGGAGTTCGGACCCGAGCGGCGCGGGGCTCCGGTGCAGGCGTTCACCCGCATCGGCCCGGATCCCATCCGCCGCCGCGGGCCCATCGAGAGGCCGGACGTGCTGGTGGTCCTGGATCGCGGGCTGCTGCAGGCTCCCGCCACCACCGCCGGGGTGGACGCCCGCACCTGGGTCCTGGTCAACGCGCCCGGCGCCGTGGAGGTGCCGGGGGTCGCCGCCGGGCGGGTGGTGGCGGTGGACGCCTCCCGCATCGCCCGCCAGCACCTGGGCCGGGACATCCCCAACGTCCCCATGCTGGCAGCGGTGGTGGCGGTGCTCCTCCCCGCGCTGCGGGAGCCGTTTGTGACGTGGTTGCCCCGCCGGCTGGCCGCGGAGTTCCGCGAGGAGGTGGTCGCCGCCAACCTGGCGGCGGCCCGGCAGGCCATGGAGGAGGTGGCCCGTGAGCACGCAGGCATCGTGGCGCGCCCTTGA
- a CDS encoding 4Fe-4S binding protein, with product MSTQASWRALDRGPVIAGGTSRAFLTGTWRTERPVLDLERCIHCMLCWLYCPDSSIQARDGRVVGIDLDHCKGCGVCAAVCPPRAHAIVMVPEGQP from the coding sequence GTGAGCACGCAGGCATCGTGGCGCGCCCTTGACCGCGGCCCGGTCATTGCCGGGGGCACCAGTCGGGCCTTCCTGACCGGGACCTGGCGGACCGAGCGGCCGGTCCTGGACCTGGAGCGGTGCATCCACTGCATGCTGTGCTGGCTGTACTGCCCCGATTCGTCGATCCAGGCCCGGGATGGCCGGGTGGTGGGCATCGACCTGGATCACTGCAAGGGGTGCGGCGTGTGCGCGGCCGTCTGTCCGCCGCGGGCCCACGCCATCGTCATGGTTCCGGAGGGACAGCCATGA
- the porA gene encoding pyruvate ferredoxin oxidoreductase, protein MSVLAPTRRLGLTGNDAVALAWKQINPDVVAAYPITPSTQVVEKFSQYVADGVVQTQFVPVESEHSALSACVGAAACGARVMTATSSQGLALMHEILYIAAGLRLPIVMAVANRALSAPINIHGDHSDAMGSRDSGWLQLYAKDVQDAYDLTILAVRVAERARLPVMVGLDGFTLSHSLEVVDVYGDDAVRAFVGPGPDDHYHFLDSPEPITIGPLALPDSYMDFRRALAEAVARSAEIIAREAAAFREHFGRSLPVFVEPVAMEAARAAVVLMGSYAGVVEEAVLRWREAGRAVGLVRPVVFRPFPAEALRAALAGVEHVVVMERADTLSTLGGPLGVELRAALYGAVRRPVVTDVIFGLGGRELREEDLEQVGRLVEEAPGGVRYLGTGDGV, encoded by the coding sequence ATGAGCGTCCTGGCGCCCACCCGCCGGCTGGGACTGACCGGCAACGATGCGGTCGCCCTGGCGTGGAAGCAGATCAACCCCGACGTGGTGGCGGCCTACCCCATCACGCCCAGCACCCAGGTGGTGGAGAAGTTCTCCCAGTACGTGGCCGACGGGGTGGTGCAGACGCAGTTCGTGCCGGTGGAATCCGAGCACTCGGCCCTGTCGGCGTGCGTGGGGGCCGCCGCCTGCGGCGCCCGGGTCATGACGGCGACATCGTCCCAGGGCCTGGCCCTGATGCACGAGATTCTCTACATCGCCGCCGGCCTGCGCCTGCCCATCGTCATGGCGGTGGCCAACCGGGCCCTGTCGGCTCCCATCAACATCCACGGCGATCACAGCGACGCCATGGGGTCCCGCGACAGCGGCTGGCTGCAGCTGTACGCCAAGGATGTGCAGGACGCATACGACCTGACCATCCTGGCCGTCCGGGTGGCGGAGCGGGCGCGGCTGCCGGTCATGGTGGGGCTGGACGGGTTCACCCTCAGCCACAGCCTGGAGGTGGTGGACGTCTACGGCGACGACGCCGTACGGGCGTTCGTGGGGCCGGGGCCCGACGACCACTATCACTTCCTGGACAGTCCCGAGCCGATCACCATCGGCCCGCTGGCCCTGCCGGACTCCTACATGGACTTCCGCCGCGCCCTGGCCGAGGCGGTCGCCCGCTCGGCGGAGATCATCGCCAGGGAGGCGGCGGCGTTCCGCGAGCATTTCGGGCGGTCGCTGCCCGTCTTCGTGGAGCCGGTGGCCATGGAGGCGGCCCGGGCCGCCGTCGTCCTGATGGGGTCGTACGCGGGGGTGGTGGAGGAAGCGGTGCTCCGCTGGCGGGAGGCGGGCCGGGCCGTCGGGCTGGTGCGGCCGGTCGTCTTCCGCCCGTTCCCCGCGGAGGCGCTGCGGGCGGCCCTGGCCGGGGTCGAGCACGTGGTGGTGATGGAACGTGCCGACACCCTGTCCACCCTCGGCGGTCCCCTGGGGGTGGAGCTCCGCGCCGCCCTCTACGGCGCCGTCCGGCGGCCGGTGGTGACCGACGTGATCTTCGGCCTGGGAGGGCGCGAACTGCGGGAGGAAGACCTGGAGCAGGTCGGGCGCCTGGTCGAGGAGGCGCCCGGGGGAGTGCGCTACCTGGGCACCGGCGATGGGGTCTGA
- a CDS encoding thiamine pyrophosphate-dependent enzyme, protein MALNLRELSKRAEGLAPGHRACAGCGFPMIIRLLLATAPEPVVVVNATGCLEVVSTIYPYSAWPVPWLHNAFENAAATASGVEAAARALQARGRLARRPKVVAIGGDGGTYDIGLQSLSGAAERGHDFLYICYNNEGYMNTGIQRSSATPQGARTTTSPAGAVLPGKVQPRKDLTEIMAAHRMPYVAQASISHWGDLAKKLRRALTTSGPTFINVLTPCQPGWDYPPDQLVEIARLAVETRYWPLYEVEDGARYRLTYIPREPLPVRAWLERQGRFKHLLADEARVAELQAWVDDNWARLTSRAAASGERVS, encoded by the coding sequence ATGGCGCTGAACCTGCGGGAGCTGTCCAAGCGGGCCGAGGGGCTGGCCCCGGGGCACCGGGCGTGCGCCGGGTGCGGGTTCCCCATGATCATCCGGCTCCTGCTGGCCACCGCCCCGGAACCGGTGGTGGTGGTCAACGCCACCGGCTGCCTGGAGGTGGTGTCCACCATCTACCCGTACTCGGCGTGGCCGGTGCCGTGGCTGCACAACGCCTTCGAGAACGCGGCGGCCACTGCGTCCGGGGTGGAGGCGGCAGCCCGGGCGCTGCAGGCCCGCGGCCGCCTGGCGCGCCGGCCCAAGGTGGTGGCCATCGGCGGCGACGGGGGCACCTACGACATCGGCCTGCAGAGCCTGTCGGGGGCCGCGGAGAGAGGCCACGACTTCCTGTACATCTGCTACAACAACGAAGGCTACATGAACACCGGCATCCAGCGCAGCAGCGCCACCCCTCAGGGCGCCCGCACCACCACCTCTCCCGCGGGCGCCGTGCTGCCGGGCAAGGTGCAGCCCCGCAAGGACCTGACGGAGATCATGGCGGCCCACCGCATGCCCTATGTGGCCCAGGCCAGCATCAGCCACTGGGGCGACCTGGCCAAGAAGCTGCGCCGGGCCCTGACCACCTCCGGCCCGACCTTCATCAACGTCCTGACCCCCTGCCAGCCCGGGTGGGACTACCCGCCCGACCAGCTGGTGGAGATCGCCCGCCTGGCCGTGGAGACCCGCTACTGGCCCCTGTACGAGGTCGAGGACGGCGCGCGCTACCGGCTCACCTACATCCCCCGGGAGCCTCTGCCCGTCCGCGCGTGGCTGGAGAGACAGGGCCGGTTCAAGCACCTGCTGGCGGATGAGGCCCGGGTGGCGGAGCTCCAGGCGTGGGTGGACGACAACTGGGCCCGCCTGACGTCCCGGGCGGCGGCGTCCGGAGAGCGGGTGTCCTGA
- a CDS encoding GNAT family N-acetyltransferase yields MASDPLPSQPTARRAVDVVLRDGTTVRVRPVRSDDAVPLLQFFRGLSPASRAQRFFADVSDDFLAEAARREAAADGVRRVGLVATTGSPERIIGHGVYALVDGDRAEVAFVVADDYQGRGVGTILLAELAEAAAASGVQVFEAYVLPANHQMIAVFRDSGFPIEVRAGTGELVVTFPTQLSPEALERFRERDRIAAINAVRWFFRPRSIAVIGASRQRGTISGEVFHNLLTSGFPGPVYPVNPAAAVVQSVPAYRSVELIPGPVDLAVITVPAEHVLEVARQCARKGVRALVVISAGFAEIGEEGRQRQRQLVEICRAAGMRLVGPNCMGILSTDPECPLNATFSPVMPPPGKIGFYSQSGALGLAVIDYAASLGLGMSGFVSIGNKADISGNDLLEYWEADPRTTVILMYLESFGNPRKFSRIARRVGRSKPIVVVKSGRSPAGARATSSHTGALLAASDITVDALFRQAGVIRTDTLEEMFDVAALLATQPPPRGRRVAIVTNAGGPGILCADACEAEGLVVPVLEERTQSRLREILPPEASTANPVDLIASATPDQYRQAIRIVADDPQVDAVIVIFIPPLVTRAEDVAEAIVAAAREINGRTTLLTVFMSSRGVPEILRRPDVGLPSYAFPESAAIALARVARYGEWRGRPPAAPVELEGLRRDEAAAVVAQALGRGEGWLTPREVEAVLAAYGLPLARQRVVASPADAAAAAEELGCPVALKAVAPGVVHKTDLGGVRLRLEGAEAVRRAAEEMTRALAAAGHRVEGFVVQEMVPEGVEMLVGVVSDLHFGPVVACGAGGVMVEVLRDVSVRLTPLGRDDARSMIEELKIAPVLRGFRGRPPMDVAALEDAILRVAALVEDLPQVVELDCNPIIVHPHGAAVVDARIRVASVTPPPPFGFVR; encoded by the coding sequence ATGGCCTCGGACCCCCTCCCCTCCCAGCCCACCGCCCGCCGGGCGGTGGACGTGGTTCTGCGGGACGGGACCACGGTCCGGGTACGCCCCGTCCGCAGCGATGACGCCGTGCCCCTGCTGCAGTTCTTCCGGGGGCTCAGCCCGGCCTCGCGCGCCCAGCGGTTCTTCGCCGACGTCTCCGACGACTTCCTGGCCGAGGCCGCCCGGCGCGAGGCCGCCGCCGACGGGGTGCGGCGCGTGGGCCTGGTGGCCACCACGGGCTCGCCCGAGCGCATCATCGGCCACGGCGTGTACGCGCTGGTGGACGGCGACCGGGCCGAGGTGGCGTTCGTGGTGGCCGACGACTATCAGGGCCGCGGGGTGGGGACGATCCTGCTGGCCGAACTGGCGGAGGCGGCGGCCGCCAGCGGCGTCCAGGTCTTCGAGGCCTACGTACTGCCGGCCAACCACCAGATGATCGCCGTCTTCCGGGACTCGGGCTTCCCCATCGAGGTCCGGGCCGGGACGGGAGAGCTGGTGGTCACGTTCCCCACCCAGCTGTCGCCGGAGGCCCTGGAGCGGTTCCGGGAGCGCGACCGCATCGCCGCCATCAACGCGGTGCGCTGGTTCTTCCGGCCCCGCTCCATCGCCGTCATCGGGGCCTCCCGCCAGCGGGGGACCATCAGCGGGGAGGTGTTTCACAACCTGCTCACCAGCGGTTTCCCCGGACCCGTCTATCCGGTGAACCCGGCCGCGGCGGTGGTGCAGTCGGTGCCGGCGTACCGCTCGGTGGAACTGATTCCCGGCCCCGTGGACCTGGCGGTGATCACCGTCCCGGCGGAGCACGTCCTGGAGGTGGCCCGGCAGTGCGCCCGCAAAGGGGTGCGGGCCCTGGTGGTGATCTCGGCCGGCTTCGCCGAGATCGGGGAGGAGGGGCGGCAGAGGCAGCGCCAGTTGGTGGAGATCTGCCGGGCGGCCGGCATGCGCCTGGTGGGACCCAACTGCATGGGGATCCTCAGCACCGACCCGGAGTGCCCCCTCAACGCGACCTTCTCCCCGGTGATGCCCCCGCCGGGGAAGATCGGGTTCTACTCCCAGAGCGGGGCCCTGGGGCTGGCCGTGATCGACTACGCGGCGTCCCTGGGGCTGGGGATGTCGGGTTTCGTCAGCATCGGCAACAAGGCCGACATCTCCGGCAACGACCTGCTGGAGTACTGGGAGGCCGACCCGCGGACGACGGTCATCCTCATGTACCTGGAGTCCTTTGGCAACCCCCGCAAGTTCTCGCGCATCGCCCGCCGGGTGGGGCGCTCCAAGCCCATCGTGGTGGTCAAGAGCGGACGCTCCCCGGCCGGGGCCCGCGCCACCTCCTCCCACACGGGGGCGCTGCTGGCAGCCTCGGATATCACCGTGGACGCGCTGTTCCGACAGGCGGGGGTCATCCGGACCGACACCCTCGAGGAGATGTTTGACGTGGCAGCGCTGCTCGCCACCCAGCCTCCGCCCCGGGGGCGGCGGGTGGCGATCGTCACCAACGCCGGCGGGCCGGGCATCCTGTGCGCCGACGCCTGCGAGGCCGAGGGCCTGGTGGTGCCGGTGCTGGAGGAGCGGACCCAATCGCGCCTGCGGGAGATCCTGCCTCCCGAAGCCAGCACCGCCAACCCCGTGGATTTGATCGCCTCGGCCACCCCCGATCAGTACCGGCAGGCGATCCGCATCGTGGCCGACGATCCCCAGGTTGATGCGGTGATCGTGATCTTCATCCCGCCCCTGGTGACCCGCGCCGAGGACGTGGCCGAGGCCATCGTGGCCGCCGCCCGGGAGATCAACGGGCGGACGACGCTGCTGACCGTGTTCATGTCGTCGCGGGGGGTGCCCGAGATCCTGCGCCGCCCCGACGTCGGCCTGCCGTCGTACGCCTTTCCCGAAAGCGCCGCCATCGCCCTCGCCCGGGTGGCCCGCTACGGCGAGTGGCGCGGCCGGCCCCCGGCCGCGCCGGTGGAGCTGGAGGGCCTGCGGCGCGACGAGGCGGCGGCGGTGGTGGCGCAGGCGCTGGGGCGGGGGGAGGGGTGGCTGACCCCCCGGGAGGTGGAGGCGGTGCTGGCTGCCTACGGGCTGCCCCTCGCCCGCCAGCGGGTCGTGGCCAGCCCCGCCGACGCCGCCGCGGCGGCGGAGGAGCTGGGCTGTCCCGTCGCCCTGAAGGCGGTGGCGCCGGGCGTGGTCCACAAGACCGACCTGGGAGGCGTGCGCCTGCGCCTGGAGGGCGCGGAGGCGGTGCGGCGCGCGGCCGAGGAGATGACGCGGGCGCTGGCCGCCGCCGGACACCGGGTGGAGGGGTTCGTGGTCCAGGAGATGGTGCCGGAAGGCGTGGAGATGCTGGTGGGCGTGGTCTCCGACCTCCACTTCGGCCCGGTGGTGGCCTGCGGGGCCGGCGGCGTCATGGTCGAGGTCCTGCGGGACGTCTCGGTGCGCCTGACCCCTCTGGGGCGGGACGACGCCCGCAGCATGATCGAGGAACTGAAGATCGCTCCCGTGCTGCGGGGGTTCCGGGGCCGCCCGCCGATGGACGTGGCGGCCCTGGAGGACGCCATCCTGCGGGTGGCGGCCCTGGTGGAGGACCTGCCCCAGGTGGTGGAGCTGGACTGCAACCCCATCATCGTCCACCCCCACGGCGCCGCGGTGGTGGACGCCCGCATCCGGGTGGCCTCGGTGACGCCCCCGCCGCCGTTCGGATTCGTGCGGTAG
- a CDS encoding PTS ascorbate transporter subunit IIC translates to MQWLSQLLTWIANNLFNQVAILIGLIALVGYALQRRRTEEVVAGALRATIGVLILFVGIDVFVGGLVSFQTILSSAFGLRPPQAAKTLGDFLQERGGSVALIIAIGFLIHVVLVRLVPAFRYVYLTGHLMFWISVVVAAVLIEAFPGISATALVLWGSVIVALYWSVQPMYIARYMRQVIGSDDWGFGHTSSAGCFLAAWLGRYVGSRETHDTERVQLPGRLSVFKDINAANGIVIGAIMLLGIAFADKALVLEQARKFSQTIDPWVWGIVVGLRFAAGIAILLFGVRMFLAEIVPAFKGISDRIIPGSKPALDVPTVFPMAPTAVLIGFLSGTVVFLILMGVFGALGWFTLVPPMIMLFFPGGGAGVFGNAFGGWRGAVLGGVINGLFLAIGQATAWGLLSHTAPELATLGDPDWYILIWVLRLVLAPFAGS, encoded by the coding sequence ATGCAGTGGTTATCCCAGCTGCTGACGTGGATCGCGAACAACCTCTTCAACCAGGTCGCGATCCTCATCGGGCTGATTGCCCTGGTGGGCTACGCCCTGCAACGGCGGCGCACCGAAGAGGTGGTGGCGGGAGCTCTGCGCGCCACCATCGGCGTCCTCATCCTCTTTGTGGGCATTGACGTCTTCGTCGGCGGCCTGGTGTCCTTTCAGACCATCCTGTCCAGCGCCTTCGGCCTGCGGCCTCCCCAGGCGGCCAAGACCCTGGGGGATTTTCTCCAGGAGCGCGGCGGGTCGGTGGCCCTGATCATCGCCATCGGCTTCCTCATCCACGTGGTGCTGGTGCGGCTTGTCCCCGCCTTTCGCTACGTGTACCTCACCGGCCACCTGATGTTCTGGATCAGCGTGGTGGTGGCCGCGGTGCTGATTGAGGCGTTTCCCGGCATCAGTGCCACGGCCCTGGTGCTGTGGGGCAGCGTCATCGTGGCCTTGTACTGGTCGGTGCAGCCCATGTACATCGCCCGGTACATGCGCCAGGTGATCGGGTCCGACGACTGGGGGTTCGGCCACACCAGTTCGGCCGGGTGCTTCCTGGCGGCGTGGCTGGGCCGCTACGTGGGCAGCCGGGAGACACACGACACCGAGCGGGTGCAGCTGCCCGGGAGGCTGTCGGTGTTCAAGGACATCAACGCCGCCAACGGCATCGTCATCGGGGCCATCATGCTGCTGGGGATTGCCTTTGCCGACAAGGCGCTGGTGCTCGAGCAGGCGCGCAAGTTCAGCCAGACCATTGATCCCTGGGTGTGGGGGATCGTGGTGGGCCTGCGGTTCGCAGCCGGCATCGCCATCCTGCTGTTCGGCGTGCGCATGTTCCTGGCCGAGATCGTGCCGGCGTTCAAGGGCATCAGCGACCGGATCATCCCGGGCAGCAAGCCGGCCCTGGACGTGCCCACGGTCTTTCCCATGGCTCCCACGGCGGTCCTGATCGGCTTCCTGTCGGGGACGGTGGTGTTCCTGATCCTGATGGGTGTCTTCGGCGCCCTGGGGTGGTTCACGCTGGTGCCGCCCATGATCATGCTGTTCTTCCCCGGAGGAGGCGCCGGCGTGTTCGGCAACGCCTTCGGAGGGTGGAGGGGTGCGGTGCTGGGCGGGGTGATCAACGGGCTGTTCCTGGCCATCGGCCAGGCCACCGCCTGGGGGTTGCTGTCCCACACCGCGCCCGAACTGGCGACTCTGGGCGACCCGGACTGGTACATCCTCATCTGGGTGCTGCGCCTGGTCCTGGCGCCGTTTGCGGGGTCGTGA